One segment of Dolichospermum sp. DET69 DNA contains the following:
- a CDS encoding IscS subfamily cysteine desulfurase, which yields MSIRPIYLDCHSTTPVDERVMAAMIPYFTEKFGNAASISHVYGWESEAAVKQTREILADAINATPEEIVFTSGATEANNLAIKGIAEAYFQKGQHIVTITTEHKAVLDPCEYLKSLGFEITVLPVQKDGLIDLDQLEKALRHDTILVSIMTANNEIGVLQPIAKIGEMCRQRQIILHTDAAQAIGKIPLDVEEMNIDLMSLTAHKVYGPKGIGALYVRRRNPRVKLACQQHGGGHERGMRSGTLYTPQIVGFGKAVEIAIAEQETENQRLIELRARLWQQLSSLGGIYLNGHPQNRLAGNLNISVEGVDGAALSLGLQSVVAVSSGSACSSNNVAPSYVLKALGHSDKLAYASVRFGIGRFNTVEEIDQVAKQVISTVQGLRSAAVVSC from the coding sequence ATGTCCATTCGTCCTATCTACCTCGATTGTCATTCTACCACCCCCGTTGATGAAAGGGTAATGGCTGCAATGATTCCCTACTTTACAGAAAAGTTTGGTAATGCAGCTAGTATTAGTCACGTTTACGGCTGGGAATCTGAAGCTGCTGTTAAACAAACACGGGAAATTTTAGCAGACGCAATCAATGCTACACCCGAAGAAATTGTTTTTACCAGTGGGGCAACGGAAGCCAATAATTTAGCTATTAAAGGTATTGCCGAAGCTTATTTCCAAAAAGGTCAACATATTGTTACTATTACTACGGAACATAAAGCAGTTTTAGATCCTTGTGAATATTTAAAAAGTCTCGGTTTTGAAATCACAGTTTTACCTGTGCAAAAAGATGGATTAATTGATTTAGATCAGTTAGAAAAAGCTTTGCGTCATGATACAATTTTAGTATCAATCATGACTGCAAATAACGAAATTGGGGTTTTACAACCAATAGCCAAAATTGGGGAAATGTGCCGGCAAAGACAAATTATTTTGCATACAGACGCAGCCCAAGCTATTGGTAAAATACCTTTAGATGTGGAAGAGATGAATATTGATTTAATGTCTTTAACCGCACATAAAGTCTATGGGCCAAAAGGAATTGGGGCTTTATATGTCCGCAGACGTAACCCTAGAGTCAAACTGGCTTGCCAACAACATGGGGGAGGACATGAAAGAGGAATGCGTTCGGGGACGTTATATACACCGCAAATTGTTGGTTTTGGGAAAGCTGTAGAAATTGCAATAGCCGAACAAGAAACAGAAAATCAACGATTAATAGAATTAAGAGCAAGATTGTGGCAACAGTTATCTAGTTTAGGAGGAATTTATTTAAATGGACATCCTCAAAACCGATTAGCAGGAAACTTAAATATTAGTGTTGAAGGTGTTGATGGTGCGGCACTTTCTTTAGGTTTACAATCAGTAGTAGCTGTATCTTCTGGTTCTGCTTGTTCTTCTAATAATGTTGCCCCTTCTTATGTGTTGAAAGCTTTGGGACATTCAGATAAATTAGCTTATGCTTCGGTCCGGTTTGGCATTGGCAGATTTAATACAGTTGAAGAAATTGATCAAGTTGCCAAACAGGTAATTTCTACTGTTCAAGGGTTAAGAAGTGCGGCAGTTGTGAGTTGTTAG
- a CDS encoding DUF29 domain-containing protein, translating to MNHQLYEQDFNLWRETIITQIKEKHFNDIDWEHLLLELDDMGKSEKRSFLSNLTILIAHLLKLTVQADAPEMMKGSWYSSITEHRFRIKKDLQENPSFRNYFYEVIFIAYADARKLAIKESKNAKLGVRKPDESEYPLDLPFTLEQLLDEDFYGDIVE from the coding sequence ATGAATCATCAACTATATGAACAAGATTTTAATCTTTGGCGAGAAACAATCATTACACAAATCAAAGAAAAACATTTTAATGATATTGATTGGGAACATTTACTATTAGAACTGGATGATATGGGTAAATCGGAAAAACGGTCTTTCTTGAGTAATTTAACAATTTTAATTGCTCACTTACTCAAGTTAACTGTTCAAGCTGATGCTCCTGAAATGATGAAAGGAAGTTGGTACAGTTCTATTACTGAACATCGTTTTAGAATTAAAAAAGATTTACAAGAAAATCCTTCTTTTAGAAATTATTTTTATGAAGTAATTTTCATAGCTTATGCTGATGCTAGAAAACTGGCAATTAAAGAAAGCAAAAATGCTAAGTTAGGAGTGAGAAAACCAGATGAATCAGAATATCCTCTTGATTTACCTTTTACTTTAGAGCAGTTATTAGATGAAGATTTTTATGGAGATATAGTTGAATAG
- a CDS encoding DUF5331 domain-containing protein, which produces MAFFDSFTDSIKQKWLQFFQANREWITLQMTVESVYTPDGGKRPSSYLILGVINALEPKLAQLMFPFAKLNPDADALIEVLDLHFDPDIALGNRLSPTVEPEMYFRQPAVVMADISEPETQSFPVSGIGFNDLGNETQATWARERDDDGFGDISLSDEDIAQDSERLSSLEAMDNFGHASFAPISLTDESDDQKFNLLASVDENAFGEIPDDAFTGLDLSEESSFNELNTSEENGFNDVVSDIWGDETSLLNGDDNLEELPSEVFNESEMARLFPNN; this is translated from the coding sequence ATGGCTTTCTTTGATAGTTTTACCGATTCGATCAAACAAAAGTGGTTGCAATTCTTTCAAGCAAATCGTGAATGGATTACGCTCCAGATGACAGTTGAATCAGTTTATACTCCTGATGGCGGCAAGCGTCCGTCTTCTTACCTTATCCTGGGAGTCATCAATGCTCTAGAACCGAAATTAGCCCAGCTAATGTTTCCCTTTGCCAAGCTGAATCCAGATGCGGATGCTTTAATTGAAGTTCTGGATTTACATTTTGACCCCGATATTGCCCTTGGTAATCGTCTTAGTCCCACAGTAGAACCAGAAATGTACTTCCGTCAACCGGCTGTGGTCATGGCAGATATTTCTGAACCAGAAACACAGTCTTTCCCTGTCTCTGGTATCGGTTTTAATGACTTGGGAAACGAGACACAAGCAACTTGGGCTAGAGAGAGAGATGATGATGGCTTTGGTGATATTTCCTTATCTGATGAAGATATTGCCCAGGATTCAGAAAGATTATCCAGTTTAGAAGCAATGGATAATTTCGGTCATGCCTCCTTTGCTCCCATTTCTTTGACTGATGAAAGCGATGATCAGAAATTTAATCTCCTCGCTTCAGTTGATGAAAATGCCTTTGGGGAAATACCTGATGATGCTTTTACTGGGCTAGATCTATCGGAAGAAAGTTCATTTAATGAACTGAATACATCTGAAGAAAATGGATTTAATGATGTAGTTTCGGACATCTGGGGTGATGAAACTTCGTTGCTCAATGGTGACGACAATTTGGAAGAACTGCCATCTGAGGTTTTTAATGAATCAGAAATGGCTCGTCTCTTCCCTAACAATTAA
- a CDS encoding restriction endonuclease subunit R — translation MVQVIQAQNVGIAYLEERFSLEQTDNEAFFTEWWENLPEISDLEKQYLDKVKSHFLRLVKYPPLSEETVKLVVLSPLLSLAGFYDEPFFIRSESSTEITVEDKETIIRGRIDVLVIQQQLWLLVIESKRSAFSLSEAIPQALTYMLSNPHPTKPVFGLVMNGSDFIFLKISQINQPQYSLSNQFTLWKRENELYQVFRILKKLGQILN, via the coding sequence ATGGTTCAAGTCATCCAAGCGCAAAATGTAGGTATTGCCTATTTAGAAGAAAGATTCAGTTTAGAACAAACTGATAATGAAGCGTTCTTTACTGAATGGTGGGAAAATTTACCAGAAATCTCTGATTTAGAAAAACAGTATCTAGATAAAGTGAAATCTCATTTTCTCCGGTTAGTTAAATATCCTCCTTTATCGGAAGAAACAGTAAAATTAGTAGTTTTATCTCCCTTACTCAGTTTAGCTGGATTTTATGATGAACCTTTCTTTATTAGAAGTGAATCATCAACAGAAATTACCGTAGAAGATAAAGAAACAATTATCAGAGGCAGAATTGATGTTTTAGTAATTCAGCAACAATTATGGTTATTAGTAATTGAATCTAAACGAAGTGCTTTTTCGCTTTCAGAAGCCATACCTCAAGCACTTACTTATATGCTGAGTAATCCTCATCCTACAAAACCTGTGTTTGGATTGGTAATGAATGGAAGTGATTTTATTTTTCTAAAAATATCACAAATCAATCAACCCCAATATAGTTTATCTAATCAATTTACACTTTGGAAGCGAGAAAACGAACTTTATCAAGTTTTCCGCATCTTAAAAAAACTAGGTCAAATTTTAAATTAA
- the bchL gene encoding ferredoxin:protochlorophyllide reductase (ATP-dependent) iron-sulfur ATP-binding protein, which yields MKLAVYGKGGIGKSTTSCNISVALAKRGKKVLQIGCDPKHDSTFTLTGFLIPTIIDTLKEKNYHYEDVWSEDVIYKGYGGVDCVEAGGPPAGAGCGGYVVGETVKLLKELNAFDEYDIILFDVLGDVVCGGFAAPLNYADYCLIVTDNGFDALFAANRIAASVREKARTHPLRLAGLIGNRTSKRDLIEKYIEAVPMPVLEVLPLIEDIRVSRVKGKTLFEMAESDPSLLYVCDYYLSIADQILAQPEGVVPNDVPDRELFSLLSDFYLNPVKVQPRNAEEELDLMIV from the coding sequence ATGAAACTAGCAGTTTATGGAAAAGGTGGAATCGGCAAATCTACAACCAGTTGTAATATCTCTGTCGCTCTAGCTAAACGGGGTAAGAAGGTACTACAAATTGGCTGTGATCCTAAACATGACAGCACCTTTACCCTGACTGGGTTTTTGATTCCTACCATTATTGACACCTTGAAAGAAAAAAATTATCACTATGAAGATGTTTGGTCAGAGGATGTAATTTACAAAGGATATGGCGGTGTTGATTGCGTTGAAGCAGGTGGACCTCCAGCTGGTGCTGGTTGTGGTGGCTATGTAGTTGGGGAAACAGTTAAATTATTAAAAGAACTTAATGCTTTTGATGAGTACGACATAATTTTATTTGATGTCCTGGGTGACGTTGTTTGTGGTGGTTTTGCCGCACCGTTAAATTATGCAGATTATTGTCTAATTGTTACAGATAATGGCTTTGATGCCTTATTTGCTGCTAACCGGATTGCAGCTTCCGTCCGTGAAAAAGCCCGGACTCATCCCTTACGTCTAGCGGGGTTAATTGGTAATCGAACTTCTAAGCGTGACTTAATTGAGAAATATATAGAAGCCGTACCCATGCCTGTTTTAGAGGTATTACCTTTAATTGAAGATATCCGCGTTTCTCGCGTCAAAGGCAAAACTCTGTTTGAAATGGCAGAGTCAGATCCTTCTCTGCTCTATGTTTGCGACTATTACCTAAGTATTGCCGATCAAATTCTCGCTCAACCTGAAGGTGTCGTTCCTAACGATGTTCCTGATCGTGAACTTTTTTCTCTATTGTCAGATTTTTATCTCAATCCAGTAAAAGTACAACCCAGAAATGCAGAAGAGGAATTAGACTTGATGATTGTATAA
- a CDS encoding ferredoxin:protochlorophyllide reductase (ATP-dependent) subunit N yields MTVAQQPEALNFECETGNYHTFCPISCVAWLYQKIEDSFFLVIGTKTCGYFLQNAMGVMIFAEPRYAMAELEEGDISAQLNDYEELKRLCEQIKRDRNPSVIVWIGTCTTEIIKTDLEGLAPKLEAELGIPIVVARANGLDYAFTQGEDTVLAAMAHRCPEKSPVSETEKGERNAIQKLMNFGKKKEDIAQDESEYVEHTPLVLFGSLPDPVVTQLTLELKKQGVKVSGWLPAKRFTELPVIEEGYYVAGVNPFLSRTASTLMRRRKCKLIGAPFPIGPDGTRAWVEKICSVLGITPQGLNEREAQIWENLEEYVQLIRGKSVFFMGDNLLEISLARFLVRCGMTVQEIGIPYMDKRYQAAELALLEKTCREMNSPLPTIVEKPDNYNQVQRIYELKPDLVITGMAHANPLEARGINTKWSVEFTFAQIHGFGNARDVLELVTRPLRRNNNLQDLGWDKLVREEAKI; encoded by the coding sequence ATGACTGTTGCTCAACAGCCCGAAGCTTTAAATTTTGAATGTGAAACCGGAAATTATCATACTTTTTGCCCGATTAGCTGCGTTGCGTGGTTATATCAAAAAATTGAAGATAGTTTCTTTTTGGTAATTGGCACAAAAACCTGCGGTTACTTCCTGCAAAATGCTATGGGGGTGATGATTTTTGCTGAACCCCGCTATGCCATGGCTGAGTTGGAAGAAGGGGATATTTCCGCACAGTTGAATGATTATGAAGAATTAAAACGGTTATGTGAACAAATTAAACGCGATCGCAATCCTAGTGTAATTGTCTGGATTGGTACTTGCACCACGGAAATTATTAAAACCGATTTGGAAGGTTTAGCACCTAAATTAGAAGCTGAGTTGGGTATTCCCATTGTCGTCGCTCGTGCTAACGGACTCGACTACGCATTTACCCAAGGAGAGGATACTGTATTGGCTGCTATGGCTCATCGTTGTCCTGAAAAGTCTCCGGTATCGGAAACTGAAAAAGGCGAGCGTAATGCCATTCAGAAGCTGATGAATTTCGGGAAGAAAAAAGAAGACATCGCTCAAGATGAATCTGAGTATGTAGAACATACACCTTTAGTTCTATTTGGTTCTTTACCTGACCCTGTAGTTACCCAATTAACCTTGGAATTGAAAAAGCAAGGTGTTAAAGTTTCGGGTTGGCTACCTGCAAAACGGTTTACAGAATTACCTGTGATTGAAGAAGGGTATTATGTCGCTGGTGTGAATCCTTTCCTCAGCCGCACTGCTTCAACTTTAATGCGTCGCCGTAAGTGTAAACTGATTGGCGCACCTTTCCCCATTGGTCCCGACGGAACTCGCGCTTGGGTGGAAAAAATCTGTTCTGTCTTGGGAATTACCCCCCAAGGTTTGAATGAAAGAGAAGCGCAGATATGGGAAAATTTAGAAGAATACGTGCAGTTAATTCGCGGTAAATCTGTGTTTTTCATGGGTGATAATTTGTTAGAAATCTCCCTAGCGCGGTTCTTAGTTCGTTGCGGAATGACTGTGCAGGAAATCGGGATTCCTTACATGGATAAACGCTATCAAGCTGCTGAGTTGGCTTTGTTAGAAAAAACTTGTCGGGAAATGAATTCTCCTCTACCAACGATTGTGGAGAAGCCAGATAATTACAATCAAGTTCAACGGATTTATGAGTTGAAACCTGATTTGGTTATTACTGGTATGGCTCATGCTAATCCTCTGGAAGCAAGGGGTATTAATACTAAGTGGTCTGTGGAGTTTACTTTTGCTCAAATTCACGGTTTTGGTAATGCGCGTGATGTTTTGGAGTTGGTAACTCGTCCTTTAAGAAGGAATAATAATTTGCAGGATTTGGGTTGGGATAAGTTGGTAAGAGAAGAAGCGAAGATTTAG